From the Brassica napus cultivar Da-Ae chromosome A8, Da-Ae, whole genome shotgun sequence genome, one window contains:
- the LOC111215238 gene encoding uncharacterized protein LOC111215238, translated as MGDPLPLRLALPELRYPIGSEPEKTISINQHSIVAYIKTVKEILGNDEFNRIRGTFLGPVIKLGERSLKLSAKIVHAVLTKSIKTVKRHEAWFHFGAQPMRFSIREFHMVTGLKCSGEAREPREGTEKFKWDFLKGRTHTVKDVEKQLRNTREDASDERFCLAMLLLIESILLQKSLLDGGTTFTLDYVKIAQDMDVLMTYPWGRTAYNLLLKSLQRAVDKSLDKNNYDLQGFPMAFLIWILESVPLLQYAFSQVVPILSVQPSTPIFLCEKYLQIASPQLIDVLLIEIKDHLKVTCILPPISNDPEDDVCMGDEANKDLDDMADLSKRGYKFKIRDWRNMSVDLYGANEEIRRASLLFGNGGMSQASTSYQEESLESKINRISEMVGDNLRIMNDRLCLIEKDRKQIKERVTNLEKLQRVTSYETPNNEACLPNFCCTCTD; from the exons atgggAGATCCATTACCATTAAGACTAGCACTGCCTGAGCTGAGGTATCCGATTGGATCAGAGCCAGAGAAGACGATATCGATAAACCAACACTCGATAGTTGCTTATATCAAAACTGTTAAGGAAATTCTAGGAAATGATGAGTTCAACAGAATAAGAGGGACGTTTTTGGGACCGGTGATCAAGCTTGGAGAGAGGTCTTTGAAATTATCAGCTAAGATAGTGCACGCAGTTCTCACCAAAAGCATCAAGACAGTGAAGAGACACGAAGCATGGTTCCATTTTGGTGCTCAGCCAATGAGGTTCTCTATAAGAGAATTCCACATGGTGACTGGTTTGAAATGTAGTGGTGAAGCAAGAGAACCACGAGAGGGAACCGAGAAATTTAAGTGGGACTTCCTAAAAGGGCGTACTCATACAGTAAAGGACGTGGAGAAGCAGCtcagaaacacaagagaagatgcTTCTGATGAGAGATTCTGCCTTGCAATGCTCCTCCTGATTGAGAGCATACTACTACAGAAGAGCCTTCTCGACGGTGGCACAACTTTTACTTTGGATTATGTGAAAATAGCGCAGGATATGGATGTCTTGATGACATACCCATGGGGGAGAACAGCTTATAATTTGCTGTTAAAATCACTTCAGAGAGCTGTCGACAAAAGCCTCgacaaaaacaattatgattTGCAAGGGTTCCCTATGGCATTTCTTATATGGATACTTGAGTCAGTACCTTTGCTACAGTATGCATTCAGTCAAGTTGTTCCTATTCTGAGCGTTCAACCGTCTACCCCAATATTTTTGTGTGAGAAGTACCTTCAAATAGCTTCTCCACAGCTGATAGATGTTCTCCTAATTGAAATCAAAGATCAT CTTAAGGTCACATGCATCCTACCTCCTATTTCTAATGATCCAGAAGATGATGTTTGCATGGGAGACGAAGCTAATAAAGATCTGGATGACATGGCCGATTTATCCAAGAGAggttataagtttaaaattagaGATTGGCGAAACATGTCAGTAGACCTATACGGTGCTAATGAAGAAATAAGAAGAGCATCTTTACTGTTTGGGAATGGAGGGATGAGTCAAGCTTCTACTTCGTATCAGGAGGAGTCTTTGGAATCAAAGATCAACAGAATCAGCGAGATGGTGGGAGATAATTTAAGGATCATGAACGATCGTTTGTGTTTGATTGAAAAAGACAGGAAACAGATTAAAGAACGTGTGACAAACCTAGAGAAACTACAAAGAGTTACTTCAtatgaaactccaaacaatgag GCTTGCCTTCCTAATTTTTGTTGTACTTGCACAGACTGA
- the LOC106363082 gene encoding uncharacterized protein LOC106363082 isoform X2: protein MGDSVPLKLALPELKYPIGSQPKEKSAINQYSGSDYISIVKSILKPDEMIRVRGSFLGPVMKLSERGLKLSAKIVYAILTRSIVSVKENEAWFHFGAQPMRFSIREFHMMTGLKCSGALEGPRRETERFNWELLKGRSHKLSDVVDQLRNTREDASEERICLAMLILVESILLRKSKGGSFPLEYAKNAQDMTYPWGKEAYIVLLKSIQNAVANHLENKSKFELQGYPLVFLLWILESIPLLRNKFSKCVPTVEVPGPTYLCEKYTEIENPSLDRVLQVEADTKLKVHCILPSIPHDPEDDISIEDKYSDELETVKDVTKKGYKITADDWENRCVDTFDTLDALIQMMANKETGQASTPIDEDSVNEKVNRIITVMEENLKSMKDRMSLLEEENIHLRARVSELEGNSNVFPTNVTQKRSSGTPLSPMSHTQPSSETPLSPMSQQPNLTHEETMIESAASPKSQQNEDYTQSSSETPLSPMSQQPNLTNEDTMNESDDETPALDTQVFSPNLTKERETQTSTDETPPKTNQGEGKPDDEIVIESPAAQTQVLQKETLEMNETPSSPISPKSIEAQVFTPIQKQQTVTEETYEATQPLTEIISANNKKEDTHAVHYRPSSPLSSLIALVIEENKNALSETETATQYFSTSEGEHSQSSRKNQAEEYLKDTTEPTTELVSTDVSKTQPLTPQTQHLQTSEGDQSDETPSEQNQAEENLKDTTEPTTELVSTYVSKMPPITQQTEHLQTSAIDFSEKNEVEVSRLLAHFQIGAEVEILSTDDEIWYPGKVVDLKLCEGLEELTVEYTTLFTDQHRLQKLQDTITADKIRPATPTSDQKSFEMMDKVEAFYNNGWSSGQISMVLGDNTYSVCLYTSMETILFKHSDLRIHREWKDGVWKMADKVKPDKKRKAAASSQNSGMDNVFLRRSERVPKRSRDTKTPFKSDRNPALTVIPEIIPAVDPFSTPAEHKLSRLQNWMTLKPGMHETSLSINDNKIRKSFFQSMENAKKDLKKEHIDGAFAMLNCRRNENAAWFHNYKIPKACFLPMEFLHCLLSDDLAYKKEKVKGKKIFNDLFKDTVRGKVYPEKTWGEDVDVVYGITLGKKSNVWIGMEIHLKKKRITVYDCFQKESNSIDIPQVKKLAVLISNLLVESSGDEVDKVKMIPFEIEQAQGLPKTKHPFNCGIFLVKILECQSLKIGDMTKINDDNALELRRTLSCEIFNQFVDESFGK from the exons atgggAGATTCAGTACCTCTAAAACTAGCACTGCCAGAGCTGAAGTATCCTATTGGTTCACAGCCAAAAGAAAAGTCAGCAATCAACCAATACTCTGGTTCAGATTATATCTCTATTGTCAAAAGCATCCTAAAACCAGATGAGATGATAAGAGTCCGAGGATCATTTCTGGGACCTGTAATGAAGCTCAGTGAGAGAGGATTGAAGTTATCAGCAAAGATAGTCTACGCCATTCTCACTAGAAGCATCGTTTCTGTCAAGGAGAATGAAGCCTGGTTCCATTTCGGTGCGCAGCCAATGAGGTTCTCTATAAGAGAATTTCATATGATGACAGGCTTGAAATGTAGTGGTGCATTAGAAGGACCACGAAGGGAAACCGAGAGATTTAATTGGGAATTGCTAAAGGGGCGTAGTCATAAGTTAAGTGACGTGGTGGACCAGCtcagaaacacaagagaagatgcTTCTGAGGAGAGAATATGCCTCGCAATGCTCATCCTGGTAGAGAGCATATTATTGCGGAAGAGCAAAGGAGGGAGTTTTCCTTTGGAATATGCGAAAAATGCACAGGATATGACATATCCATGGGGAAAAGAGGCTTACATTGTGCTCCTGAAGTCAATTCAAAACGCTGTCGCGAATCATTTGGAGAATAAATCCAAATTTGagttgcaaggttatcctctagTATTCCTTCTTTGGATACTAGAGTCGATTCCTTTGCTAAGGAATAAGTTCAGTAAGTGTGTACCAACAGTTGAGGTTCCTGGGCCGACTTACTTGTGTGAAAAATACACTGAGATAGAGAATCCATCACTTGATAGGGTTTTACAGGTTGAAGCTGATACAAAG CTGAAGGTCCATTGCATACTACCTTCTATTCCTCATGATCCAGAAGATGATATCTCCATTGAAGACAAATATAGTGACGAGTTGGaaacagtgaaagatgtaaCAAAGAAAGGGTACAAGATTACAGCCGATGACTGGGAAAATAGGTGTGTAGACACATTTGACACATTGGATGCTCTTATTCAAATGATGGCAAATAAGGAGACTGGCCAAGCTTCTACTCCGATTGATGAGGATTCAGtaaatgaaaaagtgaacaggatCATCACGGTAATGGAGGAGAATCTGAAGAGCATGAAGGATCGAATGTCATTActggaagaagaaaacatacaTCTTAGAGCTCGTGTGTCAGAGTTGGAAGGAAACAGCAATGTTTTTCCCACTAACGTGACACAAAAG CGATCCAGTGGgacacctttatctccaatgtctcacacgcaaccatcgagtgagacacctttatctccaatgtctcaacagcctaatttgacacatgag GAGACAATGATTGAATCAGCTGCATCTCCAAAGTCTCAACAAAATGAG GATTACACGCAATCATCGAGTGAGacgcctttatctccaatgtctcaacagcctaatttgacaaatgag GACACAATGAATGAATCAGATGATGAAACTCCTGCCCTTGATACTCAAGTATTCTCTCCTAATCTGACaaaagag AGGGAAACACAAACCTCTACTGATGAAACGCcacccaaaactaatcaaggaGAAGGAAAACCAGATGATGAG ATTGTGATTGAGTCACCTGCTGCTCAGACTCAAGTTTTGCAAAAAGAAACACTGGAAATGAATGagacaccttcttctccaatatCTCCAAAGAGTATTGAGGCTCAAGTTTTTACTCCAATTCAGAAACAGCAg aCGGTAACAGAGGAAACGTATGAGGCTACACAGCCATTGACTGAGATCATTTCAGCAAACAATAAAAAG GAGGATACACATGCTGTGCATTACAGACCCTCCTCTCCATTGTCTTCACTAATTGCACTAGTtattgaagaaaataagaatgctttg AGTGAGACAGAAACTGCGACCCAATATTTTTCTACAAGTGAAGGAGAGCATTCACAATCAAGCAGAAAGAATCAAGCGGAAGAATATCTCAAGGATACTACAGAACCTACTACTGAGCTAGTTTCCACAGATGTTTCGAAGACACAGCCTCTTACTCCGCAAACACAGCACCTTCAGACAAGTGAGGGAGATCAATCCGATGAGACACCATCAGAGCAGAATCAAGCAGAAGAAAATCTCAAGGATACTACAGAACCTACTACTGAGCTAGTTTCCACATATGTTTCGAAGATGCCGCCTATTACTCAGCAAACAGAGCATCTTCAGACAAGTGCTAtagatttttcagaaaaaaacgaG GTTGAAGTAAGCAGGCTTCTAGCTCACTTTCAAATAGGCGCAGAGGTTGAAATTTTGTCTACTGATGACGAAATATGGTATCCAGGAAAGGTTGTTGATCTTAAACTGTGTGAAGGACTAGAGGAGCTGACAGTTGAGTACACGACACTCTTCACAGACCAACATAGACTTCAGAAACTTCAGGATACTATCACGGCTGACAAAATACGTCCTGCAACACCAACTAGTGACCAAAAATCCTTTGAGATGATGGATAAGGTAGAAGCCTTCTACAACAATGGCTGGAGCAGCGGACAAATTAGCATGGTACTTGGTGATAACACATACTCGGTGTGTCTCTATACTTCTATGGAAACTATTCTATTCAAACATTCAGATTTGCGAATTCATAGAGAATGGAAAGATGGAGTCTGGAAGATGGCAGATAAG GTGAAGCCTGATAAGAAAAGGAAAGCTGCTGCCTCATCACAAAATTCAGGAATGgataatgttttcctaagaagGAGCGAGAGGGTGCCTAAACGATCTAGAGACACAAAAACTCCATTCAAGTCTGACAGAAATCCGGCTTTAACTGTAATACCTGAGATTATACCTGCAGTTGATCCGTTTTCAACTCCTGCGGAACATAAGCTTTCAAGGCTTCAAAATTGGATGACATTAAAGCCCGGCATGCATGAAAC GTCCCTATCAATCAATGATAATAAGATAAGGAAATCTTTCTTTCAAAGCATGGAAAATGCAAAAAAGGACCTTAAGAAAGAG cacatTGATGGAGCCTTTGCAATGCTAAATTGCAGAAGAAATGAGAATGCTGCTTGGTTCCACAACTACAAGATTCCAAAGGCGTGCTTCCTACCTATGGAGTTCTTGCATTGCTTGCTCTCTGATGATTTGGCttacaagaaagaaaaggtcaaaggtaaaaagattttcaacgatttatttaaagatactGTGAGAGGGAAGGTATATCCAGAGAAGACATGGGGAGAAGATGTTGATGTTGTGTATGGGATTACTCTTGGAAAAAAAAGCAATGTCTGGATTGGGATGGAAattcatttgaagaagaaaagaatcacaGTATATGATTGTTTTCAAAAGGAAAGCAACAGCATTGATATTCCTCAAGTGAAAAAGTTGGCAG TGTTGATTTCTAATCTGCTGGTGGAATCTTCTGGTGATGAGGTAGATAAGGTGAAGATGATTCCATTTGAGATTGAGCAGGCACAAGGTTTACCCAAGACAAAACATCCTTTCAACTGTGGGATATTTCTTGTCAAGATTCTGGAGTGCCAGTCATTGAAGATAGGAGACATGACAAAGATTAATGATGACAATGCATTGGAGCTAAGGAGAACCTTGTCTTGTGAGATCTTCAACCAATTTGTGGATGAGAGCTTTGGGAAATGA
- the LOC125576924 gene encoding DUF724 domain-containing protein 2-like, whose product MNEITKETPGSPIAQQNIETPVLTPIQTQQETHELMNEIISPNISDTQPNTRARRNLLTEQNKDVESRVQNPFEIGANVEISSQDDNTCHKWYPGNVLATYLVDGVEMVKVEYFVPSLDEKKRKRSVETRVSIDRIRPQPPPERSGAKKSYELMQDVEAFDNGAWCAGKVKVILFDGSCFVSLNNSKEEIYFHHSEIRKPRKWMEEEQTQSVNPSEGDGEGEGCRL is encoded by the exons ATGAATGAGATCACGAAAGAGACACCTGGTTCTCCAATAGCTCAACAGAATATTGAGACTCCAGTCCTTACTCCAATTCAGACGCAGCAG GAGACTCACGAGCTTATGAATGAGATCATTTCACCAAACATTTCCGACACACAGCCAAATACCCGAGCTCGCAGAAATCTTTTAACAGAGCAAAATAAG GATGTAGAAAGCAGAGTTCAAAATCCCTTTGAGATCGGAGCAAATGTGGAGATTTCATCACAAGATGACAATACTTGTCATAAATGGTATCCAGGAAATGTGTTGGCAACATATTTGGTTGATGGGGTTGAGATGGTGAAAGTTGAGTACTTCGTCCCGTCTCTGGacgaaaagaagaggaaaaggagtgTTGAGACACGTGTATCAATTGACAGAATACGTCCTCAACCACCACCTGAGAGATCTGGAGCGAAGAAAAGTTATGAGCTAATGCAGGACGTGGAGGCGTTCGACAATGGTGCCTGGTGCGCTGGAAAAGTTAAAGTCATTTTGTTTGATGGCTCGTGTTTTGTCTCTTTGAACAATTCTAAAGAAGAAATTTACTTCCACCATTCTGAGATTcgaaaaccaagaaaatgg ATGGAAGAAGAGCAGACGCAGAGTGTGAATCCAagtgaaggagatg GGGAAGGGGAAGGCTGTCGCTTGTAA
- the LOC106363082 gene encoding uncharacterized protein LOC106363082 isoform X1: MGDSVPLKLALPELKYPIGSQPKEKSAINQYSGSDYISIVKSILKPDEMIRVRGSFLGPVMKLSERGLKLSAKIVYAILTRSIVSVKENEAWFHFGAQPMRFSIREFHMMTGLKCSGALEGPRRETERFNWELLKGRSHKLSDVVDQLRNTREDASEERICLAMLILVESILLRKSKGGSFPLEYAKNAQDMTYPWGKEAYIVLLKSIQNAVANHLENKSKFELQGYPLVFLLWILESIPLLRNKFSKCVPTVEVPGPTYLCEKYTEIENPSLDRVLQVEADTKLKVHCILPSIPHDPEDDISIEDKYSDELETVKDVTKKGYKITADDWENRCVDTFDTLDALIQMMANKETGQASTPIDEDSVNEKVNRIITVMEENLKSMKDRMSLLEEENIHLRARVSELEGNSNVFPTNVTQKRSSGTPLSPMSHTQPSSETPLSPMSQQPNLTHEETMIESAASPKSQQNEDYTQSSSETPLSPMSQQPNLTNEDTMNESDDETPALDTQVFSPNLTKEKETETSTGERPSNPNQDGKPDDEIVREKLTSESPASQSQVLQKETVEMNETPSSPIAPKSIETPVYTPSQTQQIEREPSDDTPALDTQVFTPNLTKERETQTSTDETPPKTNQGEGKPDDEIVIESPAAQTQVLQKETLEMNETPSSPISPKSIEAQVFTPIQKQQTVTEETYEATQPLTEIISANNKKEDTHAVHYRPSSPLSSLIALVIEENKNALSETETATQYFSTSEGEHSQSSRKNQAEEYLKDTTEPTTELVSTDVSKTQPLTPQTQHLQTSEGDQSDETPSEQNQAEENLKDTTEPTTELVSTYVSKMPPITQQTEHLQTSAIDFSEKNEVEVSRLLAHFQIGAEVEILSTDDEIWYPGKVVDLKLCEGLEELTVEYTTLFTDQHRLQKLQDTITADKIRPATPTSDQKSFEMMDKVEAFYNNGWSSGQISMVLGDNTYSVCLYTSMETILFKHSDLRIHREWKDGVWKMADKVKPDKKRKAAASSQNSGMDNVFLRRSERVPKRSRDTKTPFKSDRNPALTVIPEIIPAVDPFSTPAEHKLSRLQNWMTLKPGMHETSLSINDNKIRKSFFQSMENAKKDLKKEHIDGAFAMLNCRRNENAAWFHNYKIPKACFLPMEFLHCLLSDDLAYKKEKVKGKKIFNDLFKDTVRGKVYPEKTWGEDVDVVYGITLGKKSNVWIGMEIHLKKKRITVYDCFQKESNSIDIPQVKKLAVLISNLLVESSGDEVDKVKMIPFEIEQAQGLPKTKHPFNCGIFLVKILECQSLKIGDMTKINDDNALELRRTLSCEIFNQFVDESFGK; encoded by the exons atgggAGATTCAGTACCTCTAAAACTAGCACTGCCAGAGCTGAAGTATCCTATTGGTTCACAGCCAAAAGAAAAGTCAGCAATCAACCAATACTCTGGTTCAGATTATATCTCTATTGTCAAAAGCATCCTAAAACCAGATGAGATGATAAGAGTCCGAGGATCATTTCTGGGACCTGTAATGAAGCTCAGTGAGAGAGGATTGAAGTTATCAGCAAAGATAGTCTACGCCATTCTCACTAGAAGCATCGTTTCTGTCAAGGAGAATGAAGCCTGGTTCCATTTCGGTGCGCAGCCAATGAGGTTCTCTATAAGAGAATTTCATATGATGACAGGCTTGAAATGTAGTGGTGCATTAGAAGGACCACGAAGGGAAACCGAGAGATTTAATTGGGAATTGCTAAAGGGGCGTAGTCATAAGTTAAGTGACGTGGTGGACCAGCtcagaaacacaagagaagatgcTTCTGAGGAGAGAATATGCCTCGCAATGCTCATCCTGGTAGAGAGCATATTATTGCGGAAGAGCAAAGGAGGGAGTTTTCCTTTGGAATATGCGAAAAATGCACAGGATATGACATATCCATGGGGAAAAGAGGCTTACATTGTGCTCCTGAAGTCAATTCAAAACGCTGTCGCGAATCATTTGGAGAATAAATCCAAATTTGagttgcaaggttatcctctagTATTCCTTCTTTGGATACTAGAGTCGATTCCTTTGCTAAGGAATAAGTTCAGTAAGTGTGTACCAACAGTTGAGGTTCCTGGGCCGACTTACTTGTGTGAAAAATACACTGAGATAGAGAATCCATCACTTGATAGGGTTTTACAGGTTGAAGCTGATACAAAG CTGAAGGTCCATTGCATACTACCTTCTATTCCTCATGATCCAGAAGATGATATCTCCATTGAAGACAAATATAGTGACGAGTTGGaaacagtgaaagatgtaaCAAAGAAAGGGTACAAGATTACAGCCGATGACTGGGAAAATAGGTGTGTAGACACATTTGACACATTGGATGCTCTTATTCAAATGATGGCAAATAAGGAGACTGGCCAAGCTTCTACTCCGATTGATGAGGATTCAGtaaatgaaaaagtgaacaggatCATCACGGTAATGGAGGAGAATCTGAAGAGCATGAAGGATCGAATGTCATTActggaagaagaaaacatacaTCTTAGAGCTCGTGTGTCAGAGTTGGAAGGAAACAGCAATGTTTTTCCCACTAACGTGACACAAAAG CGATCCAGTGGgacacctttatctccaatgtctcacacgcaaccatcgagtgagacacctttatctccaatgtctcaacagcctaatttgacacatgag GAGACAATGATTGAATCAGCTGCATCTCCAAAGTCTCAACAAAATGAG GATTACACGCAATCATCGAGTGAGacgcctttatctccaatgtctcaacagcctaatttgacaaatgag GACACAATGAATGAATCAGATGATGAAACTCCTGCCCTTGATACTCAAGTATTCTCTCCTAATCTGACaaaagag AAAGAAACAGAAACGTCTACCGGTGAGAGGCCATCCAATCCTAATCAAGATGGAAAACCAGATGATGAG attgtgaGAGAGAAATTAACAAGTGAGTCACCTGCTAGTCAGAGTCAAGTTTTGCAGAAAGAAACAGTAGAAATGAATGagacaccttcttctccaataGCTCCAAAGAGTATTGAAACTCCCGTTTATACTCCAAGTCAGACTCAGCAG ATTGAGAGAGAGCCATCGGATGACACGCCTGCCCTTGATACTCAAGTTTTTACTCCTAATCTGACaaaagag AGGGAAACACAAACCTCTACTGATGAAACGCcacccaaaactaatcaaggaGAAGGAAAACCAGATGATGAG ATTGTGATTGAGTCACCTGCTGCTCAGACTCAAGTTTTGCAAAAAGAAACACTGGAAATGAATGagacaccttcttctccaatatCTCCAAAGAGTATTGAGGCTCAAGTTTTTACTCCAATTCAGAAACAGCAg aCGGTAACAGAGGAAACGTATGAGGCTACACAGCCATTGACTGAGATCATTTCAGCAAACAATAAAAAG GAGGATACACATGCTGTGCATTACAGACCCTCCTCTCCATTGTCTTCACTAATTGCACTAGTtattgaagaaaataagaatgctttg AGTGAGACAGAAACTGCGACCCAATATTTTTCTACAAGTGAAGGAGAGCATTCACAATCAAGCAGAAAGAATCAAGCGGAAGAATATCTCAAGGATACTACAGAACCTACTACTGAGCTAGTTTCCACAGATGTTTCGAAGACACAGCCTCTTACTCCGCAAACACAGCACCTTCAGACAAGTGAGGGAGATCAATCCGATGAGACACCATCAGAGCAGAATCAAGCAGAAGAAAATCTCAAGGATACTACAGAACCTACTACTGAGCTAGTTTCCACATATGTTTCGAAGATGCCGCCTATTACTCAGCAAACAGAGCATCTTCAGACAAGTGCTAtagatttttcagaaaaaaacgaG GTTGAAGTAAGCAGGCTTCTAGCTCACTTTCAAATAGGCGCAGAGGTTGAAATTTTGTCTACTGATGACGAAATATGGTATCCAGGAAAGGTTGTTGATCTTAAACTGTGTGAAGGACTAGAGGAGCTGACAGTTGAGTACACGACACTCTTCACAGACCAACATAGACTTCAGAAACTTCAGGATACTATCACGGCTGACAAAATACGTCCTGCAACACCAACTAGTGACCAAAAATCCTTTGAGATGATGGATAAGGTAGAAGCCTTCTACAACAATGGCTGGAGCAGCGGACAAATTAGCATGGTACTTGGTGATAACACATACTCGGTGTGTCTCTATACTTCTATGGAAACTATTCTATTCAAACATTCAGATTTGCGAATTCATAGAGAATGGAAAGATGGAGTCTGGAAGATGGCAGATAAG GTGAAGCCTGATAAGAAAAGGAAAGCTGCTGCCTCATCACAAAATTCAGGAATGgataatgttttcctaagaagGAGCGAGAGGGTGCCTAAACGATCTAGAGACACAAAAACTCCATTCAAGTCTGACAGAAATCCGGCTTTAACTGTAATACCTGAGATTATACCTGCAGTTGATCCGTTTTCAACTCCTGCGGAACATAAGCTTTCAAGGCTTCAAAATTGGATGACATTAAAGCCCGGCATGCATGAAAC GTCCCTATCAATCAATGATAATAAGATAAGGAAATCTTTCTTTCAAAGCATGGAAAATGCAAAAAAGGACCTTAAGAAAGAG cacatTGATGGAGCCTTTGCAATGCTAAATTGCAGAAGAAATGAGAATGCTGCTTGGTTCCACAACTACAAGATTCCAAAGGCGTGCTTCCTACCTATGGAGTTCTTGCATTGCTTGCTCTCTGATGATTTGGCttacaagaaagaaaaggtcaaaggtaaaaagattttcaacgatttatttaaagatactGTGAGAGGGAAGGTATATCCAGAGAAGACATGGGGAGAAGATGTTGATGTTGTGTATGGGATTACTCTTGGAAAAAAAAGCAATGTCTGGATTGGGATGGAAattcatttgaagaagaaaagaatcacaGTATATGATTGTTTTCAAAAGGAAAGCAACAGCATTGATATTCCTCAAGTGAAAAAGTTGGCAG TGTTGATTTCTAATCTGCTGGTGGAATCTTCTGGTGATGAGGTAGATAAGGTGAAGATGATTCCATTTGAGATTGAGCAGGCACAAGGTTTACCCAAGACAAAACATCCTTTCAACTGTGGGATATTTCTTGTCAAGATTCTGGAGTGCCAGTCATTGAAGATAGGAGACATGACAAAGATTAATGATGACAATGCATTGGAGCTAAGGAGAACCTTGTCTTGTGAGATCTTCAACCAATTTGTGGATGAGAGCTTTGGGAAATGA